From a region of the Gossypium raimondii isolate GPD5lz chromosome 10, ASM2569854v1, whole genome shotgun sequence genome:
- the LOC105776648 gene encoding regulatory-associated protein of TOR 1 — MALGDLMTSRFSQLSLAVSNHVMDGNGSNGDYLEDAASADMASQRRDFDTASTSSYANAVASTATVPTTMAYLPQTIVLCELRHAAFEASTPTGPSDSGLVSKWRPKDRMKTGCVALVLCLNISVDPPDVIKISPCARMECWIDPFSMAPQKALETIGKNLRDQYERWQPKARCKVELDPTVDEVKKLCNTCRRYAKSERVLFHYNGHGVPKPTANGEIWLFNKSYTQYIPLPISDLDSWLRTPSIYVFDCSAAGMIVNAFIELLDSGTSSYPGSARDCILLAACEAHETLPQSAEFPADVFTSCLTTPIKMALRWFCTRSLLHESLDCSLIDKIPGRQNDRKTLLGELNWIFTAVTDTIAWNVLPHELFRRLFRQDLLVASLFRNFLLAERIMRSANCSPVSYPMLPPTHQHHMWDAWDMAAEICLSQLPALVEDPNAEFQPSPFFTEQLTAFEVWLDHGSEHKKPPEQLPIVLQVLLSQCHRFRALVLLGRFLDMGPWAVDLALSVGIFPYVLKLLQTTTPELRQILVFIWTKILALDKSCQVDLVKDGGHVYFIRFLNSVEAYPEQRAMAAFVLAVIVDGHRRGQEACIEAGLIHVCLKHLHSSMQNDVQTEPLFLQWLCLCLGKLWEDFTEAQIIGLQADAPAICAPLLSEPQPEVRASAVFALATLLDIGFDSFRDGVGGDEECDDDEKTRAEIIVIIKSLLNIVSDGSPLVRAEVAVALARFAFGHKQHLKSIAAAYWKPQSNSLLSSLPSLANINGTGSGNIVSSQIGPLIRVGNDNSSVVRDGRVSTSSPLATAGVMHGSPLSDDSSQLSDSGILNDGISNGVIRHSRSKPLDNAMYSQCVPAMCTLAKDPSPRIATLGRRVLSIIGIEQVTKTVKSAGSSSARPGEPTTSSTTPSFAGLARSSSWFDMNGGHLPLTFRTPPVSPPRQNFLTGMRRVCSLEFRPHLMNSPDSGLADPLLGSSSGVSERSLLPQSTIYNFSCGHFSKPLLTASDDSEELLAIREERERFALERIAKCQHSSVSKLNNNSQIASWDTRFETGTRTALLQPFSPIVIAADESERIRVWNYEEATLLNGFDNHDFPEKGISKLCLLNELDESLLLVASGDGNIRIWKDYTVRGKQKLVTAFSSIQGHKPGVRSLSTVVDWQQQSGYLYASGEISSVMIWDLDKEQLINSIPSSSDCSVSALASSQVHAGQFAAGFVDGSVRLYDVRAPDMLVCATRPHTQQVERVVGIGFQPGLDQGKIVSASQAGDIQFLDIRNQRDAYLTIDAHRGSLTALAVHRHAPIIASGSAKQLIKVFSLEGEQLGVIRYQHTFMAQKIGSVSCLTFHPYQVLLAAGAADACVSIYADDNSQTR, encoded by the exons ATGGCATTGGGCGATCTGATGACGTCACGGTTTTCGCAATTGTCGTTGGCAGTATCCAATCATGTCATGGACGGCAACGGCAGCAATGGTGACTACCTTGAGGATGCTGCTTCTGCCGACATGGCCTCTCAAAGGAGGGATTTTGATACTGCATCCACCAGTAGTTATGCCAATGCCGTTGCATCCACCGCCACAGTGCCTACAACTATGGCTTACTTGCCTCAAACTATTGTCTTATGCGAGCTTCGGCATGCTGCGTTTGAAGCTTCCACTCCTACTGGACCCTCTGATAGTGGCCTTGTCTCCAAATGGCGACCCAAGGATCGA ATGAAGACAGGATGTGTAGCACtagttttatgtttaaatattagtGTTGATCCACCTGATGTAATAAAGATATCTCCTTGTGCAAGAATGGAGTGTTGGATTG ATCCTTTTTCTATGGCACCACAAAAAGCTCTTGAAACCATTGGGAAAAACTTGAGAGATCAATATGAGAGGTGGCAGCCCAAG GCACGGTGCAAGGTTGAGCTTGATCCTACAGTGGATGAAGTGAAGAAACTTTGTAATACATGTCGTAGATATGCCAAGTCAGAGAGAGTTCTATTTCATTATAATGGACATGGTGTTCCAAAGCCAACTGCAAATGGTGAAATCTGGCTTTTCAATAAG AGTTATACACAGTATATTCCCTTGCCTATCAGTGACCTTGATTCATGGTTAAGAACACCttctatttatgtttttgattgcTCTGCGGCTGGAATGATTGTTAATGCCTTCATTGAG CTTCTTGACTCTGGCACTTCTAGTTACCCCGGATCTGCACGAGATTGCATTCTGCTGGCTGCATGTGAAGCACATGAGACTCTTCCTCAAAGTGCTGAATTTCCTGCTGATGTGTTTACTTCTTGTCTTACTACACCTATCAAAAtggcattgagatg GTTTTGCACACGTTCGTTGCTTCATGAGTCTCTTGACTGTTCTCTTATAGATAAAATTCCTGGCCGCCAAAATGATCGTAAAACACTTCTAGGGGAGTTGAATTGGATTTTTACTGCAGTAACAGACACAATTGCTTGGAACGTTCTCCCTCATG AGCTTTTCCGGAGATTGTTTAGGCAGGATCTACTAGTTGCCAGTTTGTTCAGAAATTTTTTGCTTGCTGAGAGGATTATGCGCTCTGCAAATTGTTCTCCAGTTTCTTACCCAATGTTGCCACCAACTCATCAGCACCATATGTG GGATGCATGGGACATGGCTGCTGAAATTTGCCTTTCTCAGCTTCCAGCATTGGTCGAGGATCCTAATGCGGAGTTCCAG cCAAGTCCCTTTTTTACTGAACAGCTGACAGCTTTTGAGGTATGGCTTGACCATGGATCTGAGCATAAAAAGCCACCGGAGCAATTGCCTATCGTTCTTCAG GTTTTACTTAGTCAATGCCATAGATTCCGTGCACTGGTTCTTCTTGGAAGATTCCTTGATATGGGACCATGGGCTGTAGATCTG GCCCTTTCTGTTGGAATATTCCCCTATGTGCTGAAGCTGTTGCAAACAACCACACCAGAACTGCGTCAAATCCTTGTCTTCATATGGACAAAAATTTTGGCCCTTGATAAG TCATGTCAGGTTGATCTGGTAAAAGATGGCGGTCATGTTTATTTCATTAGGTTTCTTAATAGCGTGGAAGCATATCCTGAACAGCGAGCAATGGCTGCATTTGTTCTAGCTGTCATTGTGGATGGGCATAGACGGGGCCAGGAAGCCTGTATTGAGGCAGGGTTGATCCATGTGTGCTTGAAGCACCTTCACAGTTCCATGCAAAATGATGTGCAAACCGAACCCTTGTTCCTTCAGTGGCTTTGCTTGTGTCTTGGGAAGCTCTGGGAGGATTTTACTGAGGCTCAAATAATAGGTTTGCAGGCAGATGCACCTGCAATATGCGCTCCTCTTCTTTCTGAGCCGCAGCCTGAA GTTAGGGCTTCTGCAGTTTTTGCATTGGCTACCTTGCTTGACATTGGGTTTGATTCATTCAGAGATGGTGTTGGAGGGGATGAAGAATGTGATGATGATGAAAAGACTAGAGCCgagattattgttattattaaaagCCTTCTGAATATTGTTTCTGATGGTAGTCCTCTTGTCAGAGCAGAAGTAGCTGTAG CTCTAGCAAGGTTTGCCTTTGGACATAAGCAGCATCTCAAGTCAATTGCTGCTGCATATTGGAAACCTCAATCTAATTCCTTGTTGAGTTCATTGCCTTCGCTGGCTAATATAAATGGCACAGGAAGTGGGAATATAGTTTCATCCCAGATAGGCCCTTTAATTCGTGTAGGAAATGACAACTCATCTGTAGTTCGGGATGGAAGGGTTTCCACCAGCAGTCCTCTTGCTACTGCTGGAGTCATGCATGGATCTCCTTTATCTGATGATTCATCTCAACTTTCTGATTCTGGGATTTTGAATGATGGTATTAGTAATGGAGTCATTCGTCATTCAAGGTCAAAACCTTTGGACAATGCAATGTATTCACAGTGTGTACCGGCTATGTGTACTTTAGCTAAGGACCCTTCTCCACGCATAGCAACTCTAGGCAGGCGGGTTCTTTCAATTATTGGGATTGAACAAGTGACAAAAACTGTGAAGTCTGCTGGTAGCAGCAGTGCTAGGCCTGGTGAGCCTACAACTTCCTCAACGACTCCTAGTTTTGCTGGGTTAGCTCGTTCTTCTTCATGGTTTGACATGAATGGAG GTCATCTGCCTTTAACGTTCAGAACTCCTCCTGTTAGCCCCCCTCGGCAAAATTTTTTGACAGGAATGCGTAGAGTTTGCTCTTTAGAATTCAGGCCTCATCTGATGAATTCTCCGGACTCCGGATTGGCTGACCCACTTCTAGGGTCTTCTTCTGGGGTTTCTGAGCGCAGTTTACTTCCACAATCAACTATCTATAATTTTAGTTGTGGCCACTTCTCAAAGCCACTTCTTACTGCATCAGATGATAGTGAAGAACTATTGGCTATAAGAGAAGAGCGGGAGAGATTTGCACTGGAGCGTATTGCTAAATGTCAGCACTCCT cTGTTAGCAAACTTAACAATAATAGTCAAATTGCTAGTTGGGATACAAGATTCGAGACAGGTACAAGAACAGCATTGCTGCAACCTTTCTCTCCTATTGTTATCGCGGCAGATGAGAGTGAACGGATCAG GGTATGGAATTATGAGGAAGCCACCCTTCTCAATGGTTTTGATAATCATGATTTTCCAGAGAAGGGAATTTCTAAACTTTGTCTTTTGAATGAGCTTGATGAAAGCTTGTTGCTTGTTGCTTCAG GTGATGGAAATATACGGATTTGGAAAGATTATACAGTCAGGGGCAAACAGAAACTCGTTACTGCATTTTCTTCTATTCAAGGTCACAAACCTGGTGTGCGGAGTTTGAGTACTGTTGTGGACTGGCAGCAGCAGTCTGGATATCTT TATGCATCTGGAGAGATATCATCTGTCATGATCTGGGACCTGGATAAGGAGCAACTTATTAATTCAATACCGTCCTCCTCAGATTGCAGTGTCTCAGCATTG GCTTCTTCTCAAGTTCATGCTGGTCAATTTGCAGCCGGTTTTGTGGATGGTTCTGTCAGACTCTATGACGTCCGGGCACCTGACAT GCTGGTTTGTGCAACTAGACCACATACCCagcaagttgaaagagttgtGGGTATTGGCTTTCAGCCTGGACTTGATCAAGGAAAG ATTGTTAGTGCTTCCCAGGCAGGTGATATTCAGTTTCTTGATATTAGAAACCAAAGAGATGCTTACCTTACAATTGATGCGCACAGAGGCTCACTTACAGCTCTAGCTGTTCATAGACATGCCCCGATAATTGCCAGTGGGTCAGCAAAACAGCTAATCAAAGTTTTCAGTCTGGAAGGCGAGCAACTAGGCGTCATTCGGTACCAACATACCTTCATGGCCCAGAAGATTGGTTCTGTGAGCTGCCTTACCTTCCATCCCTACCAAGTATTGCTTGCTGCTGGTGCTGCAGATGCGTGTGTTTCTATCTACGCTGATGACAATTCTCAGACAAGATGA